In Miscanthus floridulus cultivar M001 chromosome 5, ASM1932011v1, whole genome shotgun sequence, one genomic interval encodes:
- the LOC136454421 gene encoding uncharacterized protein: MTDDTYRDDDEKKEKKEKKDEKKKKSVAFKATSSKGKVKQDTLSEDDGLCARRKKSSSKNKDEIMRCFKCGSKDHRVAQCPYNSDNSDDNKKNKKEKKEKDKMTFNKKKKGGSYVVTWDSDASSSDDDDSDNDKTTKKKALASIAINENPLLFDTPSCFMAKATKVQTYDDGSDEEHGNENDSDSDDDEPTKDDLFDILEDAKEHFDIKRRECKSLNKEDVTPNEVLGDVMTEDQYNSDGEEIVKEVDKKKKSMAFKADTSSSKTKSKGKAKKEESSDEECSHDDSNDEALALFVHKFGKMKKKKGYGARKRRDHLKNKEYVRLCYKCKNPNHIVVDCPYNSDNEDNEKKKNKKEKKEKKEKKMIFKKNKGGSYVVTWDSDASTDDESSDDDKASKKKALASIAINNRPSLVDTPSCFMAKGSKVKYDESENDDSESENNSDDYEFSNEQLMNMLE, translated from the exons ATGactgatgacacatatagagatgatgatgagaagaaagaaaagaaggagaagaaagatgagaagaagaagaagagtgtggcattcaaggccacatcatccaagggcaaggtaaAGCAAGATACattaagtgaagatgatg GGCTAtgtgcaagaaggaagaagtcatcatcaaagaacaaggatgAAATAatgaggtgcttcaagtgtggtagcaaggatcatcgtgttgctcaatgcccatacaatagcgacaatagtgatgacaataagaaaaacaagaaggaaaagaaagagaaggacaaaaTGACCTtcaataagaagaagaagggtggttcgtatgtggtcacttgggatagtgatgcttcctcaagtgatgatgatgatagtgacaatgataagaccaccaagaagaaggcacttgcaagcattgctatcaatgagaaccCTTtgctctttgacactccatcatgcttcatggctaaggccactaaagtacaaacttatgatgatggaagtgatgaggaacatggtaatgaaaatgatagtgatagtgatgatgatgaacccactaaagatgattTATTTGACatactagaagatgctaaagaacactttgacattaagagaagggaatgcaagagcttgaataaggaa GATGTTACTCCAAATGAGGTGCTTGGTGATGTGATGACCGAGGACCAATACAATAGTGATGGTGAAGAAATTGTAAAGGAGgtagacaagaagaagaagagcatggcattcaaggccgacACTTCATCCTCCAAGACCAAGAGCAAGGGCAAGGCTAAGaaggaagaatcaagtgatgaagaatgcTCTCACGATGATAGTAATGATGAAGCACTAGCTCTCTTTGTGCACAAGTTTggaaagatgaagaagaagaaaggctatggtgcaagaaagagaagagaccacTTAAAGAACAAGGAGTATGTGAGGTTGTGCTACAAGTGCAAGAACCCTAATCATATTGtagtggattgtccctacaatagtgacaatgaggataatgagaagaagaagaacaaaaaagagaagaaggagaagaaagagaagaagatgatCTTTAAGAAAAATAAGGGTGGATCCTATgttgtcacatgggatagtgatgcctccacCGATGAtgagtcaagtgatgatgacaaggcatccaagaagaaggctctagcaagcattgctattaacaACAGGCCTTCACTagttgacactccatcatgcttcatggccaagggctctaaggtaaaatatgatgagagtgaaaaTGATGATAGTGAAAGTGAAAATAATAGTGATGATTATGAATTCTCAAATGAACAACTAATGAACATGCTAGAATAA